In one Mucilaginibacter sp. PAMB04168 genomic region, the following are encoded:
- a CDS encoding ATP-binding protein, which produces METSKSYQELLNELSDLRIQLEEATDTIDAIRSGEIDALVVKVNDGHQLYTLKSADQTYRIFIEQMTEGAVTLSTDGNILYSNSQFAGLVNSPLEKVIGKSFFSYVTDDCQLECKELIAKAWADNIKDELTLLAADGAELPVLLSLKTLDLDEGLALSIIITDLTGQKETQKLLKQKNAELEEAQKVAQHLNATLEHTVKERTRQLEKNIEEKTRVEEELRSNQQQLSRILETMAEGVGIIDVEGKLIYANPMAQKILGVKEHEILKRTYDDPKWQNLRIDGTPLPDGEHPMAVIMRTGEPLFDQEIAVQPPEGERFYISINAAPLRDDNGHIVGGIGTFMDVSIRRKNIQNKDEFISVASHELRTPVTSLKASLQLLSRMKDNPSPKMLPVLIDQANKSLNKLSVLISDLLNTTKMTEGQLHLNKSSVALSSLVTECCQNVHTEAGHEVVVTGNKDLQAYADADKIEQVITNLVNNVIKYAPDAKEIIINLEKQGSMAKVSVIDKGPGIPPEKLPNLFDRYYRVDNSGIQYSGLGLGLYICSEIIKRHNGQIGAESEYGNGSTFWFTLPLINA; this is translated from the coding sequence TTGGAAACTTCAAAGTCATACCAGGAACTTTTAAATGAGCTGAGCGATTTGCGCATACAGCTGGAAGAAGCTACTGATACCATTGATGCCATCAGGTCGGGGGAGATTGATGCCTTGGTGGTAAAAGTTAACGACGGGCATCAACTTTACACCCTCAAAAGTGCCGACCAAACGTACCGTATTTTTATTGAACAAATGACTGAGGGTGCCGTAACCCTAAGCACCGACGGTAATATATTATATAGCAATTCGCAATTTGCCGGCTTGGTAAATTCTCCGCTTGAAAAAGTAATAGGTAAATCATTCTTTAGTTACGTTACCGACGATTGCCAGCTGGAATGCAAGGAGCTTATTGCCAAAGCGTGGGCGGATAATATTAAAGATGAGCTTACCCTGCTTGCTGCCGATGGTGCCGAGCTACCGGTTTTGTTATCGCTTAAAACGCTCGATTTAGATGAAGGCTTAGCATTAAGCATTATCATAACCGACCTTACCGGGCAAAAGGAAACACAAAAGCTGCTCAAACAAAAAAATGCTGAACTGGAAGAGGCACAAAAAGTGGCGCAGCACCTAAATGCCACTTTGGAGCATACAGTTAAAGAGCGTACCCGCCAACTCGAAAAAAATATAGAAGAGAAGACCAGGGTGGAGGAAGAGCTGCGCAGCAACCAGCAACAGTTGAGCCGCATACTCGAAACAATGGCCGAGGGAGTAGGTATAATTGACGTTGAAGGTAAATTAATTTACGCCAACCCCATGGCGCAAAAAATATTAGGCGTAAAGGAGCATGAAATTCTGAAACGAACTTATGACGATCCGAAGTGGCAGAATTTAAGAATTGACGGTACGCCATTGCCAGACGGGGAGCACCCCATGGCTGTGATTATGCGTACAGGTGAACCTCTTTTTGATCAGGAGATTGCTGTGCAGCCTCCAGAAGGTGAGCGTTTTTACATCTCTATTAATGCTGCACCTTTACGTGACGATAACGGGCACATTGTTGGGGGCATAGGTACCTTTATGGATGTAAGCATCCGCCGGAAAAACATACAGAATAAGGATGAATTTATAAGTGTAGCCAGCCACGAGTTACGTACACCAGTTACCAGCCTTAAGGCATCGCTGCAATTGCTTTCACGCATGAAGGATAACCCTTCACCTAAAATGCTGCCCGTACTAATAGATCAGGCTAATAAAAGCTTGAACAAGTTGAGTGTGCTGATCAGCGACTTACTCAACACCACTAAAATGACAGAAGGCCAGCTGCACTTAAATAAAAGCAGCGTTGCACTAAGCAGCCTGGTTACCGAATGCTGCCAAAATGTACATACAGAAGCAGGGCATGAGGTGGTTGTAACTGGGAATAAAGATTTGCAGGCATATGCCGATGCAGATAAAATTGAGCAAGTGATCACCAATTTGGTTAATAACGTTATTAAATATGCACCTGATGCTAAGGAAATCATCATAAACCTGGAGAAGCAGGGTTCGATGGCTAAGGTGTCCGTAATTGATAAAGGTCCGGGTATTCCGCCCGAAAAGCTGCCCAACTTGTTCGACCGCTATTACCGGGTTGACAACAGCGGTATACAATACTCAGGATTGGGCCTAGGCCTCTATATCTGTTCTGAGATTATTAAAAGGCACAATGGCCAGATCGGGGCCGAAAGCGAGTATGGTAACGGAAGTACCTTTTGGTTCACGCTGCCGCTCATTAATGCTTAA
- a CDS encoding circadian clock KaiB family protein — protein MINDGDLSYDWGKEEDTVYVLRLFVAGTSPVSVRAINNLHAILETHLKGRYELDIVDVHQQPLLVQSEDVTAVPMLIKKTPIPKRRLVGDMSDTDRVLRGLGLL, from the coding sequence ATGATTAATGATGGGGACTTATCCTACGATTGGGGAAAAGAAGAGGATACGGTTTACGTACTGCGTTTGTTTGTAGCCGGAACATCTCCTGTTTCTGTTCGCGCCATAAATAATCTGCATGCTATACTCGAAACACACCTGAAAGGCAGATACGAACTGGACATAGTAGATGTGCATCAGCAACCGTTGCTGGTACAAAGCGAAGACGTAACGGCCGTGCCTATGTTAATTAAAAAAACACCCATTCCCAAAAGACGCCTGGTTGGAGATATGTCTGACACAGATAGGGTACTACGCGGACTGGGACTATTATAA
- the kaiB gene encoding circadian clock protein KaiB, whose product MEQIYELRLYVAGKTSKSVTALNNLRKYCEEHLAGQYTIEVIDLLVQPQLAEGDQILAIPTLVKKVPEPVRKIIGDLSNKEKVLVGLDIRPR is encoded by the coding sequence TTGGAACAAATTTATGAACTGCGGCTTTATGTAGCAGGGAAGACGAGTAAATCGGTTACGGCACTGAACAACTTGCGCAAGTATTGCGAGGAACATTTAGCTGGCCAGTACACCATTGAGGTAATTGATTTACTTGTGCAACCGCAACTGGCCGAGGGCGACCAGATATTGGCTATACCTACCCTTGTAAAAAAGGTTCCGGAGCCGGTACGTAAAATAATCGGCGACCTTTCTAATAAAGAAAAGGTGCTGGTAGGTTTAGATATACGCCCCAGATAA
- the kaiC gene encoding circadian clock protein KaiC, with translation MSVSQSDNLNNSIINLPKTPTGISGLDEITLGGLPTGRPTLICGSAGCGKTLFSLEFIVRGAQEFNEPGVFIAFEEKADELATNVASLGFDLKKLQEEKKIKIDYIHVDRAEIEETGEYDLEGLFIRLGYAIDSIGAKRVVLDTIENLFSGLSNQAILRAELRRLFQWLKNKGVTAIITGERGDESLTRQGLEEYVSDCVILLDHRIINQISTRRLRIVKYRGSVHGTNEYPFLIDEEGISVLPVTSLLLNKKVSSETVSSGIDALNGMLSKGGFYRGSSILVSGTAGTGKTSVGCSFANEACQRGERCLYFAFEESPRQIIRNMQSIGMDLQTHVDNGLLQFYASRPTMYGLEMHLVAIHKAIRKYKPQIVVLDPITNLITVGTVSDVKSMLVRLIDFLQEEQITVMFTALTLNTIVNEQTDEGVSSLVDAWLLIKDIEMNGERNRGLHIMKSRGMQHSNQVREFIITDEGLDLVDVYLGPDGVLTGSAREAQMLLEETGQMLHTHAITRKDRELLRKRKVLEAKIDSLKTEFESTEEELNKVYIEEDLKKEILEQNRQKVTDIRRGTNKPDSGK, from the coding sequence ATGTCCGTTTCTCAGTCCGATAATTTAAATAATAGCATTATTAATTTACCTAAAACACCCACCGGCATAAGCGGATTGGATGAGATTACCTTAGGGGGATTACCTACCGGCCGGCCAACTTTAATATGTGGTAGCGCGGGCTGTGGCAAAACATTGTTTTCTTTAGAGTTTATTGTAAGAGGCGCGCAGGAGTTTAATGAACCGGGCGTGTTTATTGCTTTTGAAGAAAAAGCTGATGAGCTGGCTACCAACGTAGCCTCCTTGGGGTTTGATTTAAAAAAGCTGCAGGAAGAGAAGAAGATTAAAATTGACTACATACATGTAGACCGTGCCGAGATTGAAGAAACCGGCGAGTATGACCTGGAAGGCCTGTTTATACGCCTGGGTTATGCAATTGACAGTATTGGCGCTAAGCGCGTGGTGCTCGATACGATCGAAAATCTGTTTTCGGGCCTATCTAACCAGGCTATTTTGAGAGCCGAGTTGCGAAGGCTATTTCAGTGGTTAAAGAACAAAGGGGTAACAGCTATCATAACAGGCGAGCGTGGCGACGAATCGCTGACCCGCCAGGGCCTTGAAGAATATGTGTCAGACTGTGTAATCCTGCTCGATCATCGCATTATCAACCAAATATCAACGCGGCGGTTGCGTATTGTTAAGTACCGGGGTTCGGTACATGGCACTAATGAATATCCTTTTTTAATTGATGAAGAGGGCATTTCTGTATTGCCTGTAACCTCATTGCTTTTAAATAAAAAAGTATCATCTGAAACTGTAAGTTCAGGTATAGACGCGCTAAATGGTATGCTGAGCAAAGGTGGTTTTTACCGCGGCAGCAGCATACTGGTATCGGGCACGGCAGGTACCGGTAAAACCAGCGTTGGTTGCAGCTTCGCAAATGAGGCCTGCCAGCGCGGTGAACGCTGCTTGTATTTTGCTTTTGAGGAGTCGCCCCGGCAAATTATACGTAACATGCAATCTATAGGCATGGATCTGCAAACCCATGTTGATAACGGCTTGTTGCAGTTTTATGCATCAAGACCAACTATGTACGGTTTAGAAATGCACCTGGTGGCTATTCATAAAGCCATCCGGAAGTATAAGCCGCAAATTGTAGTGCTCGATCCTATTACCAATTTGATTACCGTGGGTACCGTAAGCGACGTAAAATCGATGCTGGTACGGTTGATAGACTTTTTACAGGAAGAGCAGATAACAGTAATGTTTACGGCGCTAACTTTAAACACCATTGTTAATGAGCAAACCGACGAAGGTGTATCCTCATTAGTGGATGCCTGGCTGCTCATTAAAGATATTGAAATGAACGGCGAACGTAACCGCGGTTTACACATCATGAAATCGAGAGGGATGCAGCACTCTAATCAAGTACGTGAGTTTATTATTACCGATGAAGGACTTGACCTGGTAGATGTGTATTTGGGCCCCGATGGCGTGCTAACCGGCTCGGCCCGCGAAGCGCAGATGCTGTTAGAAGAAACCGGCCAAATGCTGCATACACATGCTATTACCCGAAAAGACCGCGAGTTGTTAAGAAAACGCAAAGTGCTTGAAGCAAAAATTGATAGCTTAAAAACAGAATTTGAGTCGACTGAAGAAGAGTTAAACAAAGTATATATTGAAGAAGATCTGAAGAAGGAAATTTTGGAACAAAATCGCCAAAAGGTTACCGATATTAGGCGGGGAACGAATAAACCCGATTCCGGAAAATAA
- the rocD gene encoding ornithine--oxo-acid transaminase — MLTLSHTQQYIDTEERYGAHNYHPLPVVLSRGEGVYLWDVDGKRYYDFLSAYSAVNQGHCHPKIINALISQAQKLTLTSRAFYNDQLGKAEEYVCRLFDYDKALFMNSGAEAVETAIKLARKWAYQHKGIADNKADILVASGNFHGRTTGIISFSDSAESKDEFGPYLPGFTIIPYNNLQALEDALKSNPNICAFLVEPIQGEAGVIVPQQGYLAAVHALCRQYNVLLMADEIQTGIGRTGKMLASYYDDVHADVLIVGKAMAGGVLPVSAVLANDDIMLCIRPGEHGSTFGGNPLAAAVCVASLQVIVDETLPENADSLGLLFRERMEQLKAKYPAVVTAVRGRGLLNAIDIADNLPFTAWDVCLALRDNGLLAKPTHGHTIRFSPPLVINAVQMDECCAIIEQTIAKLTN, encoded by the coding sequence ATGCTTACTCTATCTCATACCCAGCAATACATTGATACCGAAGAGCGCTACGGCGCGCATAACTATCATCCGCTGCCCGTTGTACTTTCACGTGGCGAGGGGGTGTATTTGTGGGATGTAGATGGTAAGCGGTATTACGATTTCCTGTCGGCCTACAGCGCAGTTAACCAGGGTCATTGCCATCCTAAAATTATCAATGCGCTAATAAGCCAGGCGCAAAAGCTTACGCTAACCTCACGGGCATTTTATAACGACCAGTTAGGAAAAGCAGAAGAATATGTATGCCGTTTGTTTGATTATGATAAGGCGCTGTTCATGAACTCTGGCGCTGAAGCCGTTGAAACCGCTATTAAACTGGCGCGTAAATGGGCTTATCAGCACAAAGGGATTGCTGATAACAAAGCTGATATACTGGTAGCGTCTGGTAATTTTCATGGGCGTACAACCGGTATCATTTCCTTTTCAGACAGTGCCGAGTCTAAAGACGAGTTTGGGCCATACCTGCCAGGCTTTACCATTATTCCGTACAATAATTTGCAGGCGCTTGAAGATGCTTTAAAAAGCAATCCTAACATCTGTGCTTTTTTAGTAGAACCCATACAGGGCGAAGCGGGCGTAATTGTGCCGCAACAAGGTTATTTAGCCGCTGTACATGCCCTATGCAGGCAATATAATGTACTGCTTATGGCCGATGAGATACAAACCGGTATTGGCCGTACAGGTAAAATGCTGGCCAGCTATTATGATGATGTACATGCCGATGTGCTGATTGTGGGCAAAGCCATGGCTGGTGGTGTGCTGCCAGTATCGGCCGTTTTGGCTAATGATGATATTATGTTATGCATTCGCCCGGGCGAGCATGGCTCTACCTTTGGTGGTAACCCTTTGGCGGCGGCAGTTTGTGTAGCCTCACTGCAGGTAATTGTAGATGAAACTTTACCTGAAAATGCTGACAGCCTTGGCTTACTGTTCAGGGAGCGCATGGAGCAGCTCAAAGCTAAGTACCCCGCAGTAGTAACAGCAGTTAGAGGAAGAGGGCTACTTAATGCAATTGATATTGCCGACAACCTACCCTTTACTGCCTGGGACGTATGCTTAGCCCTACGTGATAACGGTTTGCTGGCAAAACCAACTCATGGCCACACCATACGCTTTTCGCCGCCGTTAGTAATAAATGCTGTGCAAATGGATGAATGCTGTGCTATAATTGAGCAAACCATAGCAAAGCTTACAAACTAA
- a CDS encoding DPP IV N-terminal domain-containing protein has protein sequence MNKLLLTAFVFTLTTTTYAQQAPILTAKDYERAESMLGYSATPLIDGGMIRPNWLPGDKLWYRNLTANGAEFVMVDPAKGTRTPAFDHQRMAESLSKATGNHYSANRLPFQSIIPAADGKLLSFYAAGKMWKADLQNYTLTEDANAAAPRSVMPGRRGGLTGVISPDGTKAAFIKDYNLWVRDVASGKQTQLTNDGVKDFGYATDNAGWKHSDMAILRWSPDSKKIATFKQDQRKVGDMYLVTTNVGTPKLEAWKYPLPGDKDIPLIHRCIIEVEKPKVIMLKVQPDPHRATLSDDISSSGTFDDVDWNADASQLAFVSTSRDHKQEKVRIANAATGDVREVFEETVATQYESGWDSINWKYLAGSNEIIWFSERDNWGHLYLYDARTGKLKNQITKGSFVVTQLLKVDEKNRQLYFLAGGREPGNPYFSHLYRIGFDGKKLTLLTPEDGNHQITFSPTENYFVDSYSKPDVPGVTVLRNLNGKLIVLLEKTDISRLTATGWKAPTAITVKAHDGKTDLFGLMFTPTKLDPSKKYPIINYIYPGPQGGSVGSWSFSPVRGDHQALAELGFVVVLIEGTSNPLRSKSYHDMNYGNMAENTLPDQIGGMQQLAQKYPYIDINRAGIWGHSGGGFATASAMFKYPDFFKVGISESGNHENRNYEDDWGERYIGLLTKDASGKSNYEDQANQNYAKNLKGKLMLAHGMMDDNVPPYNTLLVVEALEKANKDYDLVIFPNSAHGYGPYSPYMMRRRWDYFVRNLLGAEPPKEYQLKTKPDPRNSAQ, from the coding sequence ATGAATAAACTCTTACTTACGGCATTTGTATTTACCCTTACAACAACTACTTATGCCCAGCAAGCACCAATCTTAACCGCTAAAGACTATGAACGTGCCGAAAGCATGTTAGGCTATAGCGCAACACCGCTTATTGATGGCGGCATGATACGCCCCAACTGGTTGCCGGGCGATAAATTATGGTACCGCAACTTAACTGCTAACGGTGCCGAATTTGTAATGGTTGACCCTGCTAAGGGAACCCGTACACCGGCTTTCGATCATCAAAGAATGGCAGAGTCTCTATCTAAAGCGACAGGCAACCATTACAGTGCCAATAGATTACCTTTTCAATCCATCATACCGGCTGCCGATGGTAAGTTGTTAAGCTTTTACGCCGCCGGAAAGATGTGGAAGGCAGATTTGCAGAATTATACCTTAACCGAAGATGCCAATGCTGCAGCACCTCGCTCTGTAATGCCAGGCCGCCGCGGTGGCCTAACGGGGGTAATATCGCCCGATGGTACGAAGGCTGCCTTTATAAAAGATTATAACTTATGGGTGCGCGATGTGGCCAGCGGCAAACAAACGCAGCTCACTAACGATGGCGTTAAAGATTTCGGTTATGCAACCGATAACGCAGGCTGGAAACATAGTGATATGGCTATTCTGCGTTGGTCTCCAGATTCTAAAAAAATTGCCACTTTTAAACAAGACCAGCGCAAGGTTGGCGATATGTACCTGGTGACCACCAACGTAGGCACGCCTAAACTGGAGGCCTGGAAATATCCCCTGCCTGGCGACAAGGACATACCGTTGATACACCGCTGCATTATTGAAGTGGAAAAGCCAAAAGTGATTATGCTGAAGGTGCAGCCCGATCCTCACCGCGCTACTTTGAGTGATGATATATCGAGCAGTGGCACATTCGATGATGTTGACTGGAATGCTGATGCCTCGCAACTGGCCTTCGTATCCACCTCGCGCGATCATAAGCAGGAAAAAGTACGCATTGCCAATGCAGCTACTGGTGATGTACGCGAAGTGTTTGAGGAAACCGTGGCCACGCAATACGAATCGGGTTGGGACAGCATTAACTGGAAATACCTGGCAGGTAGTAATGAGATCATCTGGTTTTCGGAACGTGACAACTGGGGGCATTTGTATTTGTATGATGCGCGCACCGGCAAACTAAAAAACCAGATTACCAAGGGCAGCTTTGTGGTTACACAACTGCTAAAGGTTGATGAAAAAAACCGGCAGTTATACTTTTTGGCCGGTGGCCGCGAGCCGGGTAACCCGTACTTCAGCCACTTATATCGCATAGGGTTTGATGGTAAGAAATTAACTTTGCTTACACCCGAGGATGGCAACCACCAGATTACCTTCTCACCCACCGAAAACTATTTTGTAGATAGTTATTCGAAGCCCGATGTACCGGGTGTAACCGTTTTACGCAACTTGAATGGCAAGCTGATTGTATTGCTGGAGAAAACTGACATATCGCGCCTTACCGCTACCGGCTGGAAAGCGCCCACCGCTATAACCGTTAAAGCACACGATGGCAAAACGGATTTATTTGGTTTAATGTTCACGCCTACTAAGCTCGATCCTTCTAAAAAATACCCTATCATCAATTACATCTACCCTGGCCCGCAGGGCGGCAGTGTGGGTAGCTGGTCTTTTTCGCCTGTACGGGGCGACCACCAGGCACTGGCTGAGCTGGGCTTTGTAGTGGTACTGATTGAAGGCACCAGCAACCCATTGCGCTCCAAAAGTTACCATGATATGAACTACGGTAACATGGCCGAAAACACACTGCCCGACCAAATTGGCGGCATGCAGCAACTGGCCCAAAAGTACCCGTACATTGATATTAACCGTGCCGGTATTTGGGGACACTCGGGCGGTGGTTTTGCCACAGCATCGGCCATGTTTAAATACCCCGACTTTTTTAAAGTAGGCATATCAGAATCGGGCAACCATGAGAACCGCAACTATGAGGATGACTGGGGCGAACGCTATATTGGGTTGTTAACCAAAGATGCCAGCGGCAAATCAAACTATGAGGATCAGGCTAACCAAAATTACGCCAAGAACCTGAAAGGCAAGCTGATGCTGGCCCACGGTATGATGGATGATAACGTGCCGCCATACAATACCCTGCTGGTAGTTGAGGCATTGGAAAAAGCTAATAAGGATTACGATTTGGTGATTTTTCCTAACAGTGCACATGGTTACGGCCCTTACAGCCCCTACATGATGCGCCGCCGGTGGGATTATTTTGTGCGTAACCTGCTGGGTGCCGAGCCGCCAAAAGAATACCAGCTAAAAACTAAACCGGATCCACGCAACAGCGCACAGTAA